Below is a window of Janthinobacterium lividum DNA.
CAGCGGCTTGCATTTTCACTGCGTCGTTCAACATCCGGGGATGAAAGCCAATAATGCGGCCAACCCTAATTTTACTCATGCAATATTCCAGATTGATGTTCAAGCGTCGGCTCCTGGCCGGTTGCCGACGTTCATGCGCGGCAGCTTCCGCCCCGAAGCAGACGGTGGTCCACATGCATCGATTGAATTTCACCTTGAAATACCCAACCAGATTGGGATCATTGCAGCGTCATGGCCAGTGAGTCCGCTGACCCCATCGACAAGATACAAATTTGGACAGGTTGAATCGAAATATTCTTCTATGTCGTCCAAAATTATGTAAGGTTCGTCGGTAACTTCGTTCTCAACCAACCACGACTCAATCTCTTGTTGACGGATACCGGGTACATAGTCAGTCGTACTTTCCATGATTGGAGTAACGCCTATGAAACGATTAGAGAAGTGCTCACCTCCATGACCTTTCAATAGTTCCACCAATTGTGCCAAAGAAAATTGCTCACGCCAGGTTGATGTGATGACTACAGAAATCTCAGGAATTTTTTCCAAGATTGTCCATAGTGATGGAGTCGCTGAAAAATGACTGCTGGTCGACGTCATCGGAAATGGATGGAGTACACCATCAAAGTCTAAGAAAAGTATCATTCTGTGGTCACTAAGTTGAAAGGCAGACTGTCTGCTCTTGGCCGAATCCAGCCGAAGTTGCTCAGACGTTGACTTTACGACACCTTCACGCATCAGATCGGTATGCGTAGTATGCAGACAAAACAAGCAGCAATTACAATAAGCATAAGAAGGTGAATCAGTTGCAGACTATTTTTCCTTTTTTCGTCCGCTACCGGCCACATTAAAAGTCTGCGGCCCAATGATATTCCCCACGAAATTTTGCCCAATCTTGCCGTGGGTTTCAACGTGCGGAGTATTTCCTGCGGAAGATGTTGGGGGCGTTGGCATGCGCATGCCGCCAATCATTCCAAGAACACCAGCTCGTCCACGTGCATCTAGGTTCCGGAAACCAGAAACTAACTCGCTTTCATCTGCACTAAGTACAGCAGCTAAAACGCTGCCTGTCATCACATACCAAACGTCTACGCCAATTTCTAACAGCGCGCAGAGGTAGACAGCATCGGGAGAGCGCTCATCTTTTTCATACGAAATTTGAGCGCGTTTTTTGACCCCGCCGACCGCTGCGAAGTCATCTTGATTCATGCCCAAACGTTGACGCTCTTGCTTTAATCTTTCACCAAACATGCTCATACTCACATCTTTTTCTTGACTAGTGCGTTTTTGGACACTATAGTTACGCCATCCTGTAGCGATTACACATCATAACATTATGAAAAACGTATCCAAAATCGGACGCACTCCCAAGGGCGCCACGTCGCAGCCTTTGGGTGTCCGCCTGGCACCTGACGAAGTGCTAGAAGTTGAAGATTTCGCGTCAGAGCAGCAACGATCCCGTGCCTGGTTTCTCCGTTTCCTGATCCTGCGCGGCCTCGCCGACTACAAGCGCGAACTCGCTTCCAAATCCATTCACTAAGGACAACGTCATGTACCCCGATGCAAAACGTAT
It encodes the following:
- a CDS encoding HAD domain-containing protein, encoding MREGVVKSTSEQLRLDSAKSRQSAFQLSDHRMILFLDFDGVLHPFPMTSTSSHFSATPSLWTILEKIPEISVVITSTWREQFSLAQLVELLKGHGGEHFSNRFIGVTPIMESTTDYVPGIRQQEIESWLVENEVTDEPYIILDDIEEYFDSTCPNLYLVDGVSGLTGHDAAMIPIWLGISR
- a CDS encoding transcriptional regulator — its product is MSMFGERLKQERQRLGMNQDDFAAVGGVKKRAQISYEKDERSPDAVYLCALLEIGVDVWYVMTGSVLAAVLSADESELVSGFRNLDARGRAGVLGMIGGMRMPTPPTSSAGNTPHVETHGKIGQNFVGNIIGPQTFNVAGSGRKKEK